AATAAAAAAGATATGGTGAAAATTAATAAAAAGTTAGATATATATAATCAGAATCTAATGTACCTTTTAACTTTGAAAAATAGCCAATTAACATCGAAATATTTGACTAGATGGAGGACAGTGGTCGGGACTGTTCAAAAAAGATTATTTCATTCGCCTAAAGTAGAAGATTTAAATAAGGATCTATATAATATGACCCTAGCGTTGACTAATAAGCTAATTATTGAAACCTCTAATAGTATATCTTTGAAAAAATATAATCATATGCTACTAACTACTATATTTAACAGTATTCCTCTATTTGGAGAGAATTTAAAAGAAGAGAAATTAGATGGCTTTAAATATAATTATAAGAAAAACTATGATTTGTTAATCAAGAGTTACTATATTGAATTACATAAAATTATTGAGTATCTTTATTTCAGTGGGAAAAATGAGAATGTACTCCAAACTTTAGCAAATAATGAGGTGGGATTTTTTGATTCGACAGTTAATCAATCAAAATTTATTGAGAATAAAGCCAATGTCAATTTAGAAAATGAAAGAAACTATTTAGAGGATATATTTATTGGATTCCTTTTTAATATTATAAATAGCAATAATAACGTGGATTTGCCTGTTATTTTATCCCTATTATTTAAGGTGCAAAATGTTACATATAATGAAAATGATACAATTACAGATGGTGAGATAATACCTTCTACATATGGTTCTGCAAAGGTTTTTGGTAGTCTATCTAATACTTTAAAGAAATTAGGAAAAGACATACAAAAGGGAGAATCAAATTTTTCAAGGGATATTAAAAAAGCTGAAGAATCAGTAACTGGTTTTAATGAAAGTGATCTGAATTTAAAATTAGATGAGAAAACTGTTAAGTACTTAATAATTGCTATTACTAAAGCATGTGAAATTGAAAATTATAAAGCAGTAGGGTATCTAACTAAAAGGCTGTGTAATCATTTAAGTTTTGATGAAATATTTCCGCTGATTGAAGAATTGAAGGTGGAAATATACGAAGATAAGATAAAAGATTTAATCTTATCTAAAATTACTTTAAACGACTACTCTTTAAAATATTGTTTTCATAAAACCATCATAATATTATTATTACAATCTTATTATTCCGACAGGAGTATAGTTAAAGAATATAAAAGTCTTCTTGAATTAGAATTTAGAGAAAGTATATTGGACTCATTACAAGATCGACATAAAGAATACAACTTATCTTGCATAAAAGAAGATGTTATTAATGACTTATTAACGAATAAACAATCTAAAATTTTAATTGTCTAATGATATAATAATCCAATGCAGTATCATTTTATCGATAGATAAGAAAATGGGAATATTTATGAAAACTAGATAATAAAACTCCATTAATCTTAAATATTTAAATGAGCTATCAGTCAAATCAGATATTCAAGAAATCAACTAAGATTTCTCGTCTTCGTAAGCTATATTTTAATCTAATATAGTCAAAACCATAGTCAAAGATTATTTTAAGGTAAGAAAACACCCTTAAACCTTGACCTCATGCTATTCCTAAGAGACGCGGGTTCGACTCCCGCCGTCTCCATAGCTAAAGCTAATCAATAATTATTCACTGTCCGAAAAAGGGGGCTAGACTACAGGCACCCAAAAAGAGTTGCATATTAATAACCACAAACTGCTTCTTATGACAGTAAACAAACCATTCTTTTCCGTTGTGGTGATTTGGTCTCTTCAATATCAAATGGAACATTCGGAGAACTACTCATTTACTTAAATGAGAATAGAATATTTAGACTCAGGCATGACCTACGCCTTCCAACGAATATCTACAGTATATCATTATTTGTTAGTAAAAATAATTCTTATAACCTCTTGTCCTGTTTGAATATATGATCTTAAATATTGCAAAACACTAGATATGCATAAAGAAAAACAAGAGGCCAATCAATAAATGATTGATTGACCTCTGCTTGTTGTTTATACTATTTTATTGTGTAAAGCTAAAGTTTTGTATTGCGCAAGTTCTACAATTCATTAGGTGTAAATTTTCGAGGTTAACTATCAATATCTTCTAAACAAATCCATTCCATAGGTTCAATAAAATGCATATTGAAAGGGTTTTTAAATCTTTTTTTGTAAATCACTTTTTTAATTCCGCATTGATTTAATAATTTAGTACAATTGTCACAGGGTTCAAGTGTGACATATACGGTCGCTCCTTGTAAATCATCTATGTCATTAGTGGCTAAAATTGCATTTGTTTCAGCGTGTACTTGTCTTACACAGCGTCCGTCATTAGACATAACATGACCAACCTCATCACATGGTTTATATCCTTTGACTGCCGCATTCCAGCCCGTTGAGACGACGATATTATTATTCACAATAACACAACCGACATTCAATAGATTACAAGTAGCTTTTTTAGATATTTTTTCAGCCATTGCCATATAGCTTAAATCCTTTGCTGTGATCAAATAAAAGCCCCCCTCTCTCATAGGCCAACTCCAATATATTTACGCAGAAGTTTTTGTTTTATGAATAGGATTTATGATTTTTTAAGTATTTTACTAAACCATTTTCATTAAGAATTTTCACCATAACATCTGGCATTTGGGCGCCTTGATAACTTTCACCATTGTTAATGTTATTTACGACTCCAGTTTTAATATTAATCTCCAACGTGTCGGCAGATTTAATGTCATACTTGCGAAGTTCAATCAACGGAAGCCCAATATTAATAGCGTTACGGAAAAAAATTCTCGCAAACGAATGTGCTACAACAAGTGAGATTCCAGCAGACTTTAACGCGAGTGGAGCTTGTTCACGTGATGACCCGCAACCGAAATTCTCACCAGCAACTAGAATATCGCCTGGTTGTACAATTTTATGAAAGTCGGGATCGATGTCCTCTAATACATGGTTAGCAAGTTGTTGCATATCTAGTGTCTTTGTATATTTACCGGGTATAATTCGATCCGTATCAATATTATCACCATATACATGAGCTTTACCTTTAATTATCATGTTAGATTGATAACCTCCTTTTGGGATTTGTAATCTTGCCTTTTAATGCAGCTGATGCGACGAAAGCCGGGGAACCTAAGTAGATATTGGAATTACGATTACCCATTCTTCCTTGAAAATTTCGATTTGTCGAGGATGCGATGTTTTCATTGTTCCCTGGAATACCCTGATGAGTCCCAACACACGGTCCACAACCAGCAGGTAGGAAAGTTGCTCCGGCAGCAGATAAAACCTCTACTGTCCCATCGGACAAGGCGTCCTGAAATACTTTTCTAGAAGCAGGTGCAATAATCAATCGGACATTGGGATGAATCTTTTTACCTTCGAGGATATCTGCAGCGGCATGTAAATCTTCTAATCTTCCATTTGTACAACTTCCAATAAAGGCTTGCTGAATGGTAATATCTTCTATTTCTGAAATGCCTTTTATATTGTCAGGAGAGTGTGGAACAGCAATTTGAGTTTCTAACTGACTGACATCTATTTCAATGGTTTTCACATAGTGCGCATCTGGATCTGCCTTAACCGGGTCATATTTATAAGGAAGCTCTAGTCCTTTTAAATCTACAAGTCCAGCTTTTGCACCCATTTCTATGACCATGTTTGCGATTACCATACGGCTATCTAGACTCATTTTCTCGATAACTTCTCCCGTAAATTCTATCGCTTGGTATGTCGCACCTTGAATTCCAAATCTACCAACCAAGTGTAAAATTAAATCTTTTGCAGTTACACCTTTTTGCAATTTTCCAGTAAGATTTATTTTAATCGTCTCGGGAACTTTAATCCAAGTTTTACCTGTTAACATTACACCAGCCAAATCCGTAGACCCAACACCTGTTGCAAAGGCACCTACAGCACCGTAAGTACAAGTGTGGGAATCTGCTCCCAGAACAAGTTGCCCAGGCTTAACGTGATGATTATCCATTATTAACTGATGGCAAATCCCATCACCCACATCGTAAAGTTTAATACCTTGCTCGTTAGCAAATTCCCTCATCAAGTCATGAAGCACTGCAATACCTTCGTTTGGAGCGGGGGATGCATGGTCTATAACAAGAATCATTTTATCTGAATCCCATACTTTTTTTCCGCCCATATTCTCAAACGCCTTGATTGTAAGTGGGCCTGTTGTATCTGTAGCCATAACTAAATCTACATCTACAATCGCGATATCCCCAGCCCTCGCTTTTTTTGAAGAGTGATTTGAAATGATTTTTTCAATAATTGTCTGTCCCATAATGAATCACCTTTCAATTTAGAAGTATTTTAATGATTAATAAATAATAATTAATTTTTTAGGTACACTCAATCGAGAACAAAACGGGTTCATAATGTGGAACCCGTTCTAAAAACAATTGGAGTTAACTCAATATTAAAAGAATTAATTTAATTGTCAAGTGTGTCGGAAGTTAATCTCGTTATACTATTCAGAATTATCCATTGACTTTATTGAATCATGGGTGTTAGAATACATATATCTAAAACGCGTTTCATATTGTGGATTGAAGGTGATTTTTAAATGAATTATCTAGATAAAGTAGCAAGTTTTGCGCATTCGTTATCTATTTTCAATATTACGGAAGAAGTTAGAGAAAGGGTTAAATTGCTAATACTGGATACTTTCACAGCCATTGTGGTTGGAAATCAACATTTGGAAGTATCCCAGCTTGCTGATTCTGTAACTAGTTTCAAATCTACAGGAAACAATGAGTTAGGTTTTATCCTTGGAACAAATATGTTGACTGATTATCGAACAGCCGCCTTCATCAATGGAATTGGAATGGTTTCTGATGAGTTGGATGAAGGAAATCAAATTGCAAAAGGGCATCCTGCCTGCCACTATTTTTCTGCACTATTGATGCTTGCGTTACAAAATAAGAAATCTGGAAGCGATTTCTTAACCGCGTTTATCGTAAATTATGAAATAAGTGTACGAATGGGGGCTTCAGTCCAATTAAAGCGGTCGATACATCCCCATGGGAACTGGGGAGTTTTTGCCAATGGTTTTGGAGTTGGAAAGCTTTTAGGTTGGGAAAATAAGAATGATTATATTCAGGCAGCGATGCTAAGTACAAGCTTTAGTATGCCAACACTTTGGCAATCAGTCTTAGAGGGGCACCAAGTGCGAAATATAATGATTGGATTAAATAACCTACACACAACCTTACTTCCAGATTTGGTGGAATCCGGGTTTAGTGCATCGGCATTCACGCCAGAAAAGATTTTTAATGGCGTATTAGCGGATAGCTTTGACACTACTTACATCACTAAAAATTTAGGGGAAGAATTCTATTTGTTAAGTAGTTATTTCAAATTTTATCCTTATTGTCGGTTTTGTCACTCACCTATCGATGCAACCTTGAGCTTAATAAAAGGGAGGAAAATCGATGAAATTAAAGGGGTATATATTGAAACTTATTCTTCGGCAGCAAAATTAAAAGAACAAAAAGTTGAAAATGAATTCGCTGGAAAATTTTCAATTCCCTATGCAGTTGCAATGGAATTAAGTAATAGAAGATATCCTTTAATAAATGGGAGGGAAAAAGAAAGAAAAATTCAGGAACTTATGAAGAAGATTTTCGTTTTTGAGAAGAAGTTATATACAGAATTACTTCCAAATAAAAGAATAACAACTGTAAAAATTGAATGGGAGAATGGTGAAACGAATAGCACGACAGTTCAGAGAGCGAAGGGTGATATTGATGAATATAAACTTACGGAGAAAGTAATTCTAAAGAGCAAAGAGTATTTGTTCCCTATTTTAGGAGAGGACAAAGTCGAACGATTTATTGAAACCGTATTGAAACTGGATCGAGTAGAAGAACTCACTACTGTGATAAAGCCACTTGTAAAAGAAATCTAAGAGTACGAAAAGAGGGGATTAATTCATGTGGGATGCTGAAGTAGATGTTGCAATAGCTGGCGCTGGGGGATGTGGTTTAATTGCTGCATTGGCAGCAGCTGATCATCGGCTAGAGGTTGCTGTCTTTGAGAAAACCGATCATGTATTAGGTAATACAGTCGCTAGTGCTGGAATGATTCCGGCAGCTGGGACAAGCTTCCAGAAAGAACATGGGATTTACGAAACAGCGGAAGAGATGGCAGAAGATATTTTCAGGAAAAACAAATACGAAAGCGATCCAGAATTGACTATAGCACTTTGTAAGGTATCTTCACAATTAGTAGAATGGATGTCAGACCGATTAAAAATAAATCTTAGCTTAGTAAAGGAATTCAAATATCCTGGTCAACGAAACTATCGAATGCACGCACCCCCATCTAGATCGGGTATGGAATTAATGAGGGGATTAAAAAGAAATATTACAGCCCGTAGCAATATTCATCTATTGCTAAAATCGCAAGTAACTAAATTAATCACGGGCAAAAACGGAGAAGTGATTGGAGTAGAGGTGAAAACGACAAATGGATACCAAAAAATAAAAGCTAATAAAGTTATTTTAGCAACTAACGGTTTTGGTGGAAATATTGATATGGTGAAACGGTTTATCCCGGAAATTTCAGATTCCTTATATTTTGGTTATGAAGCCAATACGGGAGATGGTATTAAGATGGCAATGGCAATTGGGGCTGATGTATCTAATATGGGGGCATACCAAGGGCATTCGGCAGTTAACCAAGCTACAGGTGTTTTAGTCACATGGGGTACCGTAATGATGGGGGGATTCATGATTAATGAAAATGGTATAAGGTTTGGAGACGAGACAAAAGGTTACTCAGAGTTTGCCATAGAGGTTATGAAACAACCAAATCAATTAGGATATCTTATTTTCGATGAAGAGATTTATGGAAAATTAATTTCGATAGAAGACTTCAAATACTTAGATGGTGTAAATGCGTTTAAGACTTCATTAACTATAGAAGGTTTGGCTGAACAATTGGGTGTAGCTGAAACAAGTTTATCAGATACTTTTTGTGCATTCCAAAAAAATACTAACGGACAGAGTGATAGATATGGTAGAACAGATTTTCCACAGAAGCTGGAAGGCCCTTTCTACGGAATAAAGGTTGTACCAGCATTATTTCACACTCAGGGAGGGGTGAAAATTAATTCTAATGCGCAAGTAATGACTGAGAAAAATATAATCATTAAAAATCTTTATGCTGGCGGCGGTGCTGCGGTAGGAATTTCAGGTAATCATGCTTATGGTTATATGTCGGGTAATGGATTGTTAGCCGCGTTAGGTTTGGGGAAAATAGCAGGAGAACATGCGGCTAAAGCTATAAAAAAAGAAAGGATTGAAGCTTAAATGAGTTTTGTTTGGGAAGATGCATTGACACCGGTTGATAAAATTGTTATTCAAAAAGGGGGGTACGGTAAAAGTAGAGGATTAGGAAAAAAACCGCTTCTTGTCATTATAGACGCTCAACATAATTACGTTGGTGCAGATGAACCAATCGAAAATCAATTAGATCAATGGCCTAGTGGTGGCGGAATGGCAGCCTGGGCAGGTATTCGCCAAATTAAAAAATTGAAAGAACAGGCTAAGGAAAAAGAAATCCCTGTTCTTTATACAAGAAACGTTCAAAAGAAGACGAGCAATTTTGATTCATTTGCTACTAAAACAAAGCGAGATAACACGAAATACATCGACGGGAATCCTGCGACGGATATTGTTCAGGAGATAGCACCTGAGGAAGAAGATATAGTTGTTGATAAAAGCTATGCAAGCGCTTTCTTTGGTACACCTCTTATTAGTTATCTAATTAAGATGGGGGTGGACACCCTAATTATTGTAGGAGGATCAACGAGTGGTTGTGTAAGGGCGACAGCTGTAGATGCCGTAACACGAAATTTTAATGTTGCAGTTGTTGAAGATGCAGTGTATGACAGAATTGAATTATCACACAAAGCAGGCTTATTGGATTTGTGGATGAAGTATTGTGACGTTATCAAAACGAATGAAATAGTGGAATATATGAAAAAAATAAATAGCAAAGACTAAAAAAGGGGCGTAATTATCATCGATTTACTTATAAAAAATGGCTATGTTGTTATACCTCGTCAAGGAGTACAAGAAGTAAATATTGGAGTTAAAAAAGGTAAAATTGCCGGAATATTCAGTGTGGGGGAGGAGGTCCAAGCTGATGAAGTCATTGAGGCAAAGGGATTGCATGTATTTCCAGGTTTAATTGACGCTCATCAGCATCTAGGAATCTATAATTCTATCGAGTACGACTTCCGAGATACAAAACAGCATGCAGTCGGTGGAGTTACAACAATCGTAAACTATGATAGACAACCTGTAAGTTATTTAGATTATTTCCCAAAAGTAAAAGAGATAGGCGAGAAAAATAGTTATATAGACTTTACCTATAGTCTTGGGATTTTAAAGGAAGAACATTTAAACGAGCTTGAAGAGTTAGTTGAAACACATAATCTTACATCCTTTAAGTTTTTTCGAAATTACGAACGACAACTGAATGATAAGTTCAAGATTAGTGATGGAATTGATTTGTCGAGTTTTGATTTGATGAAAATACTAGAAAGATTTAAAGAGATTTCACCAAAGTTACTGTTATCTGTCCACTGTGAGAATATGGATATTAATCGAAAACTAACTGAACAGTTAATACAAAGTGGCGAGGACAATGGACTACGTACTTGGTCAAAAACAAGTCCGGGTTACGCTGAAGCGGAATCCTTATTAAGTACCTTATATTTAAATCATGTTATTGGTGGAAATTTGTTCATTGTTCATCTAAGCTCAGCCGAAAGTGTAGATGTGTTGGAAAATACACCTTGGCTTCGCGAGAAAGGTGTAGTGATAGAAACTTGTCCGCATTATCTTTGTTTCAGCAAAAATCATGAAGTTGGTATAAAGGCCAAAGTCGGCCCACCTATTCATGCAAAAGAGGATTCTGAGCGACTTTGGGACGGAATTCGAAATGGAACTATAAACGCAATAGGTACGGATCATGTACCCAATTCATTACAAAAAAAGCTTGGAGAAAATGGTGGAGTTTGGGAAACACAATTCGGATTCCCAGGTATGGGAACACTTCTACAAGTCATGTTGACCGAGGGATATAAGAAGCGAAATATACCGCTTGAGCGAATCGCTGATATTACATCGTTGCAATTAGCTGAGTCTTACAACTTGCAAGATAAGGGGCGGATTCAGGTAGGGGCGGATGCAGATTTCGCAATTGTTGACTTGAATCAAAGTAAAAAAGTAACAGTAGATTGCTTGAATTCAAAAACTGATTACAGTATCTATGACGGTATGGATTTAACGGGGTGGCCGGTATTTACAATTAGTCGCGGGGAAGTGATTGTGGAAAATGGTATTCCGACGAAAGAGAATGGACGGGGTAAATTCATTAAGAGATTTATTTAAGTGGTAGTTAAACTGAAAAATAGGGGGCATTTAATTGAAGAGAATACTAGTGTTAATAATGATGTCGGTATTACTCGTAATTGTAGGGGCTTGTAGTGATTCAAATGTACAAGGTAGTGATTATGAAAGTGATGGGAACTCGGTGAAAATAGGTTCAATTCACCCTCTAAGTGGCGGATTAGCACAGGAGGGGCAGGAAATGCGTGATGCGATTCGCCTTGCAATCGAAGAGGTAAACGAGGCGGGCGGCATTAAGTCATTAGATGGAGCAAAAATTGAACTTGTTGAAAGTGATCATGAAGGATTAGCTGAAAAAGGAGTTACAGAGGTACAAAAATTAGATAGTGCGAAAGTTGTTGGTATTATTGGGACATATTCAAGTGGAGTAGCACTTCCGGCGACGCAAGAAGCCGAGAGAAGTGGAATACCGTTTGTTGTAGACATTGGTTCCGCTGATGAAATCACTGAACGAGGATTTAAATATACATTTCGTATGCAGCCGCCAGCAACTTCATTCTCAAAAGATTTTCTAACATACTTTGAAGAAATAAACAAGTCTACAAATACTCCTTTGAAAACTGCAGTAATAGTTCATGAGGACAGTGTATTTGGCTCTAGTATCGCCAAAGCCATAAACGAACAAGCCGAAGAGTATGAGTTAGAGGTATTGGCAACATTACCGCATTCAGCCGCGACC
This window of the Sporosarcina ureilytica genome carries:
- a CDS encoding deoxycytidylate deaminase, with protein sequence MITAKDLSYMAMAEKISKKATCNLLNVGCVIVNNNIVVSTGWNAAVKGYKPCDEVGHVMSNDGRCVRQVHAETNAILATNDIDDLQGATVYVTLEPCDNCTKLLNQCGIKKVIYKKRFKNPFNMHFIEPMEWICLEDIDS
- a CDS encoding 3-isopropylmalate dehydratase small subunit, translating into MIIKGKAHVYGDNIDTDRIIPGKYTKTLDMQQLANHVLEDIDPDFHKIVQPGDILVAGENFGCGSSREQAPLALKSAGISLVVAHSFARIFFRNAINIGLPLIELRKYDIKSADTLEINIKTGVVNNINNGESYQGAQMPDVMVKILNENGLVKYLKNHKSYS
- a CDS encoding 3-isopropylmalate dehydratase large subunit; translation: MGQTIIEKIISNHSSKKARAGDIAIVDVDLVMATDTTGPLTIKAFENMGGKKVWDSDKMILVIDHASPAPNEGIAVLHDLMREFANEQGIKLYDVGDGICHQLIMDNHHVKPGQLVLGADSHTCTYGAVGAFATGVGSTDLAGVMLTGKTWIKVPETIKINLTGKLQKGVTAKDLILHLVGRFGIQGATYQAIEFTGEVIEKMSLDSRMVIANMVIEMGAKAGLVDLKGLELPYKYDPVKADPDAHYVKTIEIDVSQLETQIAVPHSPDNIKGISEIEDITIQQAFIGSCTNGRLEDLHAAADILEGKKIHPNVRLIIAPASRKVFQDALSDGTVEVLSAAGATFLPAGCGPCVGTHQGIPGNNENIASSTNRNFQGRMGNRNSNIYLGSPAFVASAALKGKITNPKRRLSI
- a CDS encoding MmgE/PrpD family protein, whose translation is MNYLDKVASFAHSLSIFNITEEVRERVKLLILDTFTAIVVGNQHLEVSQLADSVTSFKSTGNNELGFILGTNMLTDYRTAAFINGIGMVSDELDEGNQIAKGHPACHYFSALLMLALQNKKSGSDFLTAFIVNYEISVRMGASVQLKRSIHPHGNWGVFANGFGVGKLLGWENKNDYIQAAMLSTSFSMPTLWQSVLEGHQVRNIMIGLNNLHTTLLPDLVESGFSASAFTPEKIFNGVLADSFDTTYITKNLGEEFYLLSSYFKFYPYCRFCHSPIDATLSLIKGRKIDEIKGVYIETYSSAAKLKEQKVENEFAGKFSIPYAVAMELSNRRYPLINGREKERKIQELMKKIFVFEKKLYTELLPNKRITTVKIEWENGETNSTTVQRAKGDIDEYKLTEKVILKSKEYLFPILGEDKVERFIETVLKLDRVEELTTVIKPLVKEI
- a CDS encoding FAD-dependent oxidoreductase → MWDAEVDVAIAGAGGCGLIAALAAADHRLEVAVFEKTDHVLGNTVASAGMIPAAGTSFQKEHGIYETAEEMAEDIFRKNKYESDPELTIALCKVSSQLVEWMSDRLKINLSLVKEFKYPGQRNYRMHAPPSRSGMELMRGLKRNITARSNIHLLLKSQVTKLITGKNGEVIGVEVKTTNGYQKIKANKVILATNGFGGNIDMVKRFIPEISDSLYFGYEANTGDGIKMAMAIGADVSNMGAYQGHSAVNQATGVLVTWGTVMMGGFMINENGIRFGDETKGYSEFAIEVMKQPNQLGYLIFDEEIYGKLISIEDFKYLDGVNAFKTSLTIEGLAEQLGVAETSLSDTFCAFQKNTNGQSDRYGRTDFPQKLEGPFYGIKVVPALFHTQGGVKINSNAQVMTEKNIIIKNLYAGGGAAVGISGNHAYGYMSGNGLLAALGLGKIAGEHAAKAIKKERIEA
- a CDS encoding isochorismatase family protein, with amino-acid sequence MSFVWEDALTPVDKIVIQKGGYGKSRGLGKKPLLVIIDAQHNYVGADEPIENQLDQWPSGGGMAAWAGIRQIKKLKEQAKEKEIPVLYTRNVQKKTSNFDSFATKTKRDNTKYIDGNPATDIVQEIAPEEEDIVVDKSYASAFFGTPLISYLIKMGVDTLIIVGGSTSGCVRATAVDAVTRNFNVAVVEDAVYDRIELSHKAGLLDLWMKYCDVIKTNEIVEYMKKINSKD
- a CDS encoding dihydroorotase; protein product: MGEEVQADEVIEAKGLHVFPGLIDAHQHLGIYNSIEYDFRDTKQHAVGGVTTIVNYDRQPVSYLDYFPKVKEIGEKNSYIDFTYSLGILKEEHLNELEELVETHNLTSFKFFRNYERQLNDKFKISDGIDLSSFDLMKILERFKEISPKLLLSVHCENMDINRKLTEQLIQSGEDNGLRTWSKTSPGYAEAESLLSTLYLNHVIGGNLFIVHLSSAESVDVLENTPWLREKGVVIETCPHYLCFSKNHEVGIKAKVGPPIHAKEDSERLWDGIRNGTINAIGTDHVPNSLQKKLGENGGVWETQFGFPGMGTLLQVMLTEGYKKRNIPLERIADITSLQLAESYNLQDKGRIQVGADADFAIVDLNQSKKVTVDCLNSKTDYSIYDGMDLTGWPVFTISRGEVIVENGIPTKENGRGKFIKRFI
- a CDS encoding ABC transporter substrate-binding protein, translated to MKRILVLIMMSVLLVIVGACSDSNVQGSDYESDGNSVKIGSIHPLSGGLAQEGQEMRDAIRLAIEEVNEAGGIKSLDGAKIELVESDHEGLAEKGVTEVQKLDSAKVVGIIGTYSSGVALPATQEAERSGIPFVVDIGSADEITERGFKYTFRMQPPATSFSKDFLTYFEEINKSTNTPLKTAVIVHEDSVFGSSIAKAINEQAEEYELEVLATLPHSAATADLSTTINKITSLKPDIVLSTTYLRDGVMLVEGLQNTKFTPKAIIGVANGAFSNASFITDEAAANQNLMDVNYTINPKSEEATKVKEAYLEKYNKHLGPNAAYSYMAAKVLIDAIERAGSTDRTAVMQALEETDYTDHILPQDTIKFDEKGQNINARAVLNQIFENESKVVYPEEYQEVEYVYPAN